In the Oryza glaberrima chromosome 6, OglaRS2, whole genome shotgun sequence genome, one interval contains:
- the LOC127777511 gene encoding receptor kinase-like protein Xa21 → MEGNLLDGRIPDSFINLRGIVELDLSQNNLSGKIPEFMESFGSMKLLNLSFNDFEGPVLTGGIFQNASEVFIQGNKKLCGIYPLLHLPLCDVKASKGKHTTKILKIVGTIFVCLVLTSCLALILLKKRNKVKQASDPSCKELKKFTYADLVKATNGFALANLVGSGKYGSVYKGRFEFEENSVAIKVFKLDQLGAPKSFLAECEALRNTRHRNLVRVISACSTCDPTGREFKAIILEYMANGSLGSWLYPKVNKYGLKRPLSLEYRIKVAVDIASALDYLHNYCIPPMAHCDLKPNNILLDDVMGAHLGDFGLAKFLQSSSSSKFNSSTSFAGPRGSIGYIAPEYGYGSKVSIDGDVYSYGIIILEMLTGKRPTDEMFSNGLNIHKYVESTFFSHKISEILDPNLIPNFEEDAENNFNPENHLTTGMLGCIMQLAKLGISCSMEAPKDRPAMQDVYAEVIAIKEAFSALRV, encoded by the exons ATGGAAGGGAACCTTCTTGATGGACGAATTCCTGATTCTTTCATAAATTTAAGAGGCATTGTTGAGTTAGATCTTTCTCAAAACAATCTATCTGGTAAAATACCTGAATTCATGGAATCCTTCGGCTCCATGAAGCTTCTCAATTTGTCTTTCAACGATTTTGAGGGACCGGTACTAACTGGAGGGATATTTCAGAATGCAAGTGAGGTTTTTATCCAAGGGAACAAGAAGTTATGTGGCATATATCCATTACTACATTTACCTCTCTGCGATGTAAAGGCATCAAAGGGAAAGCATACTACTAAAATACTTAAGATAGTAGGGACTATATTTGTTTGTCTGGTTCTAACTTCATGTTTAGCGCTCATTCTATTGAAGAAGAGGAATAAAGTCAAGCAAGCATCTGATCCTTCCTGCAAGGAGTTGAAGAAGTTCACATATGCTGATCTAGTCAAAGCAACAAATGGTTTTGCCCTAGCCAACTTAGTTGGTTCTGGAAAATATGGATCAGTATATAAAGGTAGGTTTGAGTTTGAGGAGAACTCAGTTGCTATCAAAGTTTTCAAGCTTGATCAACTTGGAGCTCCTAAGAGCTTCCTTGCTGAGTGTGAAGCCCTGAGGAACACTCGTCATCGAAATCTTGTTCGGGTAATTAGTGCATGCTCAACATGTGATCCAACAGGACGTGAGTTCAAAGCTATTATTCTTGAATATATGGCTAATGGTAGCCTGGGGAGTTGGTTATATCCAAAAGTGAACAAATATGGTTTGAAAAGACCACTAAGTTTGGAGTATCGAATAAAAGTAGCGGTGGACATAGCTTCTGCATTGGATTATCTGCATAACTATTGCATTCCACCTATGGCCCACTGTGACTTGAAGCCCAACAACATTCTTTTGGATGATGTCATGGGTGCGCATCTTGGTGATTTCGGGCTAGCTAAATTTCTACAAAGTAGCAGTTCTTCAAAGTTTAATAGCTCTACAAGCTTTGCGGGACCAAGAGGATCAATTGGTTACATTGCTCCAG AGTATGGCTATGGAAGCAAAGTCTCAATAGACGGCGATGTCTATAGTTATGGAATAATTATTTTAGAAATGCTCACGGGAAAACGACCAACAGATGAGATGTTTAGTAATGGTCTGAACATTCACAAATATGTGGAAAGCACATTTTTCTCTCATAAGATTAGTGAGATTCTAGACCCCAATCTAATCCCGAATTttgaagaagacgctgagaataATTTTAACCCTGAAAATCATTTGACGACTGGAATGTTGGGCTGCATCATGCAACTTGCTAAGCTTGGTATCTCATGCTCCATGGAGGCACCAAAAGATCGCCCAGCAATGCAAGATGTTTACGCTGAAGTCATTGCAATCAAAGAAGCATTTTCAGCTCTTCGTGTTTGA
- the LOC127777001 gene encoding LOW QUALITY PROTEIN: receptor kinase-like protein Xa21 (The sequence of the model RefSeq protein was modified relative to this genomic sequence to represent the inferred CDS: substituted 2 bases at 2 genomic stop codons) translates to MTRDQVPVATLSTPETATNTATDHLALMEFRSMITGDPSQALGSWGNLSIPMCQWSGVTCGMRGARRGLVIALHLPYLSLQGSIASSLGNLTYLRQLDLRANSFHGIIPSELGRLAQLEHLNLSSNSIGGEIPPALASCERLQVVSLRRNSLQGVIPAAFGDLSELQVVDLKHNMLKGSIPRELASLQNLKVLIVGHNNLTGDIPVELWSLKSLSYLDLKANMITGQIPTDIGNLENLSELYLSLNHLTGPVPSSLGDLKKLQILYLDNNQLSGPIPSSLGNLSFLAVIDVQVNGLTGNIPESLGNLNLLSVLSLTSNNLTGQIPDTLGKLYSLTEFYLNGNELEGLIPPSIYNLSSLLFFSVGQNKLSGYLESDVGNKFPKLKRYDVFNNTFHGTIPLSLCNVSTLEMLQLAINSFSGVVPNCLGNLKNLFALLLGENQLEARNDEDWSFISSLTNCTKLQYLALSKNKLEGVLPKSVANLSTSLGTFGITNNAVSGNTPEGIGNLIGLVTLHLGENLLNGTIPDSLGNLQNLVELDMTLNKLSGLIPTTLGNLTMLNRIILDENMLNGPVPSSLGSCPLEILSLANNQLVGPIPKEIFLISTLSDFVSFQGNKLTGILPPEVGDLINLARLDVSGNRISGPIPTSLGKCSSLQYLSMQENLFEGTIPSSMEQLKGLQVLDLSRNNLSGQIPEFIGRMKGLTNLNISFNNFEGQVPKLGIFLNASTFFIEGNSGLCGGIPQLNLPPCINHTSKKWSHKLVLAISLGSITLCIILACSLFIIWKSKDHVRNIRQILSLPNGPRMRVSYADLVKATSGFASENLLGTGSFGSVYRGTIMNDGQEVSVAVKVLRLQQRGASQSFHAECETLRCIRHRNLVKILTVCSSIDSSGVDFKALVFEFMPNGDLDKWLHHHLLEDGNHRVLNLSQRIDIAIDVACALEYLHFHKPVSVVHCDLKPSNILLDNEKVAHLGDFGLARFLHEDDTSLPVISSGWATRRGTVGYAAPGLPLITLFSVXCXQVPHKTDVSVRNVSCSTTSISEYGQGNEVSTLGDTYSYGILLLEMFTGKRPTDDEFAHDFNLHKYVELALRDQVTRVVDQDLLSATEDGEQKTPMPDSITGIAIASITSILKIGTLCSKELPADRMQISDAMKELLHIKEKYRTHLPRIDDQQVKE, encoded by the exons ATGACCAGAGATCAAG TGCCAGTGGCCACCTTGTCCACACCCGAAACCGCAACCAACACAGCTACTGATCACCTAGCGCTCATGGAGTTCAGGTCAATGATAACTGGAGATCCATCCCAAGCTCTCGGATCATGGGGAAACCTGTCGATCCCAATGTGCCAGTGGAGCGGTGTCACCTGCGGCATGCGTGGTGCTCGTCGCGGCCTTGTCATCGCACTCCATCTTCCATATCTCAGCCTCCAAGGTAGCATTGCATCCTCCCTGGGTAACCTCACTTACCTCAGGCAGCTTGACCTCCGAGCAAACAGCTTCCATGGCATCATACCGTCAGAGCTCGGGCGCCTCGCGCAGCTCGAGCACCTCAACCTCAGCAGCAACTCCATCGGTGGGGAGATCCCTCCGGCGCTGGCATCCTGTGAGCGCCTCCAGGTCGTCAGTCTCCGGCGCAACAGCCTTCAGGGAGTGATACCTGCTGCCTTCGGTGATTTGTCAGAGCTCCAAGTTGTTGATCTGAAGCACAACATGCTGAAAGGCTCAATACCTCGGGAGCTCGCTTCACTGCAAAACCTTAAGGTACTCATTGTTGGGCACAATAACCTTACAGGAGACATCCCCGTCGAGCTTTGGAGTCTGAAAAGCCTCTCTTATCTCGATCTGAAAGCAAACATGATTACAGGGCAAATTCCAACAGACATTGGGAACCTTGAAAACTTAAGTGAGTTATATCTGAGTTTAAATCATTTGACTGGTCCTGTTCCTTCTTCTCTTGGTGATCTAAAGAAGTTACAGATATTGTATCTCGACAATAACCAGCTTTCAGGTCCTATTCCATCCTCCCTAGGGAACCTCTCATTTCTAGCAGTTATAGATGTCCAAGTAAATGGTCTAACTGGGAACATACCCGAGTCCTTAGGAAATCTCAACCTACTCAGCGTCCTTTCTCTCACATCTAACAATCTGACAGGTCAAATTCCGGACACTCTAGGAAAACTATACTCCCTTACAGAGTTTTATCTGAATGGGAATGAACTCGAGGGTTTGATCCCACCTTCAATTTACAATCTATCATCTCTCCTGTTTTTCTCTGTAGGACAAAACAAACTCAGTGGGTATCTTGAGAGTGATGTGGGAAACAAATTCCCTAAGCTCAAGCGCTACGATGTTTTTAACAATACATTTCATGGCACAATACCACTGTCCCTATGTAATGTCTCAACGCTTGAAATGCTTCAGCTAGCAATCAATTCATTTTCGGGGGTGGTACCAAACTGTCTTGGAAATCTTAAGAACCTGTTTGCACTATTACTTGGTGAAAACCAACTAGAAGCAAGGAACGATGAAGATTGGAGCTTCATTTCTAGTTTGACAAACTGTACTAAGTTGCAGTACCTAGCCCTTTCTAAAAACAAACTAGAAGGTGTGCTACCAAAATCAGTAGCAAATCTTTCTACGAGTTTAGGAACATTTGGCATTACAAATAACGCAGTGAGTGGGAACACACCTGAAGGAATTGGAAATCTTATTGGCTTGGTGACACTTCACTTGGGAGAGAATCTTCTTAACGGGACCATTCCTGATTCCCTCGGCAATCTACAGAATTTGGTTGAACTTGACATgacattaaacaaactatctgGATTGATCCCTACAACACTTGGCAACCTAACAATGCTGAATAGAATCATCCTGGACGAAAATATGCTCAACGGGCCTGTACCTTCAAGTCTTGGTAGCTGCCCTTTGGAAATTCTCAGCTTAGCAAATAATCAGCTGGTTGGTCCAATACCAAAGGAAATTTTTCTCATCTCCACATTATCTGACTTTGTTTCCTTCCAAGGCAATAAGTTAACTGGTATATTGCCACCAGAGGTTGGTGACCTCATTAACCTTGCTAGACTTGATGTATCTGGAAATAGGATATCCGGGCCAATTCCTACCTCCCTTGGTAAGTGTAGTAGCTTGCAGTATCTCAGTATGCAAGAAAATCTCTTTGAAGGAACAATTCCATCATCCATGGAACAATTGAAAGGATTACAAGTTCTTGATCTTTCAAGAAACAACTTGTCTGGGCAGATCCCAGAGTTCATTGGAAGAATGAAGGGGCTTACCAACCTAAACATCTCATTCAACAATTTTGAGGGTCAAGTTCCAAAACTTGGAATATTTCTGAATGCAAGTACATTTTTTATTGAGGGGAACAGTGGCTTATGTGGAGGTATCCCCCAATTGAATCTGCCACCTTGTATAAACCATACATCAAAAAAGTGGTCTCACAAACTTGTCTTGGCAATCTCATTAGGAAGCATAACCTTGTGCATTATCTTGGCATGTTCACTGTTCATAATATGGAAGTCGAAGGACCACGTAAGAAATATCAGACAAATTCTATCACTCCCCAATGGCCCACGTATGAGGGTTTCCTATGCTGACTTAGTGAAAGCAACAAGTGGTTTTGCTTCTGAAAACCTCCTAGGAACAGGAAGCTTCGGTTCAGTGTATAGAGGAACAATTATGAATGATGGCCAAGAGGTGAGTGTTGCTGTGAAAGTGCTCAGACTCCAACAGAGGGGAGCATCTCAAAGCTTTCATGCGGAATGCGAGACTTTAAGATGCATTAGGCATCGAAATCTTGTGAAAATATTGACGGTTTGCTCAAGTATTGATTCCAGTGGTGTTGACTTCAAAGCTCTTGTATTTGAGTTTATGCCAAATGGAGATCTAGACAAATGGCTACACCATCATCTGTTGGAAGATGGGAACCATAGGGTGCTCAATCTTTCACAAAGGATAGACATTGCCATAGATGTAGCTTGTGCACTTGAATATCTTCATTTTCATAAGCCAGTTTCAGTAGTTCATTGTGATCTGAAGCCAAGTAATATTCTCCTCGACAATGAAAAAGTTGCCCACCTAGGTGACTTTGGACTTGCAAGATTCTTGCATGAAGATGATACAAGCCTCCCAGTGATATCAAGTGGCTGGGCAACAAGAAGAGGAACGGTTGGATATGCTGCGCCAGGTTTGCCTCTAATAACTCTTTTTTCCGTTTGATGCTAGCAAGTTCCTCATAAGACTGACGTTTCAGTCA GAAATGTAAGTTGCTCCACTACATCTATTTCAGAGTATGGCCAAGGAAATGAAGTCTCGACCCTTGGTGATACCTATAGCTATGGAATACTGCTGTTGGAGATGTTCACTGGAAAAAGACCAACAGATGATGAATTTGCGCATGATTTTAACCTGCATAAGTATGTGGAGCTAGCACTGAGAGACCAAGTCACCCGCGTGGTGGACCAAGACTTGCTATCAGCAACTGAGGACGGGGAACAAAAAACTCCCATGCCTGATAGCATCACAGGAATAGCAATAGCATCCATCACTTCAATTCTGAAAATTGGAACTCTGTGCTCCAAGGAACTACCAGCAGATCGCATGCAGATTAGTGATGCTATGAAGGAGCTACTGCACATCAAAGAGAAGTATCGCACACATCTGCCACGAATTGACGATCAACAAGTCAAAGAATAA